A stretch of Myxococcus virescens DNA encodes these proteins:
- a CDS encoding Hsp70 family protein, with product MADRPRIIGIDLGTTNTLVASVRNRIPKIVPTDRGNLTLPSVVALSARGDLLVGGVAKDQMVTNPKNTLWGTKRLIGRKYNSKTVEELRGYFPYDIVEGANGDAAVMMGGKLYSLPHVSSFVLGQVKTIAEQFLGGPIEGAVISVPAYYNDNQRNAVKEAGRLAGFDVKRIVNEPTAAALAYGFNRGLDQKVLVYDLGGGTFDVSVLHLAGNVFEVLATGGDTFLGGADFDNRIMEYALERFREETKVDLNTENPIALQRIKNAAEAAKIDLTLIPNVVIDLPYIDERKGKPMDMRIPLTREFLNSLTGDLVDRTFEICDRVLAEKGISRAEIDEIILVGGQSRMPLVQQKIQAHFGKAPRKGVHPDECVALGAALLGDSLGSIDAVTLLDALSMPIGYAMPNGRVKRIIEKNSLIPMVKSFRLPPPKEPGSPFIELDIYQGDSDLLVDNEYLGTVRVPSAAAGRKIDFRLTEECLLQVTVEEASGMRKVDLATRDTPEQLKRALQEVASRHSQQVPSSSSGSDDRGLFSSIKSIFRRG from the coding sequence ATGGCGGACAGACCTCGCATCATCGGGATTGACCTCGGAACCACCAACACGCTGGTGGCGTCCGTCCGCAACCGTATCCCGAAGATCGTCCCCACCGATCGCGGCAACCTCACGCTGCCCTCCGTCGTGGCGCTGTCGGCGCGCGGCGACCTGCTGGTGGGCGGGGTGGCCAAGGACCAGATGGTCACCAACCCGAAGAACACGCTCTGGGGAACCAAGCGGCTCATCGGGCGGAAGTACAACTCCAAGACGGTGGAGGAGCTCCGGGGCTACTTCCCCTACGACATCGTCGAGGGCGCCAACGGAGACGCCGCGGTGATGATGGGCGGCAAGCTGTACTCGCTGCCCCATGTGTCCAGCTTCGTGCTGGGCCAGGTGAAGACCATCGCGGAGCAGTTCCTGGGCGGCCCCATCGAGGGGGCGGTCATCTCCGTCCCGGCCTACTACAACGACAACCAGCGCAACGCGGTGAAGGAGGCCGGCCGGCTGGCGGGCTTCGACGTGAAGCGCATCGTCAACGAGCCCACCGCCGCGGCGCTGGCCTACGGCTTCAACCGGGGCCTGGATCAGAAGGTTCTCGTCTACGACCTGGGCGGCGGCACCTTCGACGTGTCCGTGCTGCACCTGGCCGGCAATGTCTTCGAAGTCCTGGCCACCGGCGGCGACACCTTCCTGGGCGGGGCGGACTTCGACAACCGCATCATGGAGTACGCGCTGGAGCGCTTCCGGGAGGAGACCAAGGTCGACCTCAACACGGAGAACCCCATCGCGCTCCAGCGCATCAAGAACGCGGCGGAGGCGGCGAAGATCGACCTCACGCTGATCCCCAACGTCGTCATCGACCTGCCCTACATCGACGAGCGCAAGGGCAAGCCGATGGACATGCGCATCCCCCTGACGCGCGAGTTCCTCAACAGCCTCACCGGCGACCTGGTGGACCGCACCTTCGAGATCTGCGACCGGGTGCTGGCGGAGAAGGGCATCTCCCGCGCGGAGATCGACGAGATCATCCTGGTGGGCGGCCAGAGCCGCATGCCGCTGGTGCAGCAGAAGATCCAGGCGCACTTCGGCAAGGCGCCACGCAAGGGCGTCCACCCGGACGAGTGCGTGGCCCTGGGCGCGGCGCTGCTGGGCGACTCGCTGGGCAGCATCGACGCGGTGACGCTGCTGGACGCGCTGTCCATGCCCATCGGCTACGCGATGCCCAACGGGCGCGTGAAGCGCATCATCGAGAAGAACTCGCTGATTCCCATGGTGAAGAGCTTCCGCCTGCCTCCTCCCAAGGAGCCGGGCTCGCCCTTCATCGAGCTGGACATCTACCAGGGGGACAGTGACCTGCTGGTGGACAACGAATATCTGGGCACGGTTCGCGTGCCCTCGGCCGCCGCCGGCCGGAAGATCGACTTCCGCCTCACCGAGGAGTGTCTGCTCCAGGTGACGGTGGAGGAAGCGAGCGGCATGCGCAAGGTGGACCTCGCCACCCGCGACACGCCGGAGCAGCTCAAGCGGGCGCTCCAGGAGGTCGCGTCGCGTCACTCACAGCAGGTGCCCAGCTCCAGCAGCGGGAGCGACGACCGGGGGCTCTTCTCCAGTATCAAGAGCATCTTCCGGAGGGGCTAG
- a CDS encoding TerC family protein: protein METFPSVGSPGLWAGFIAFVIAMLALDLGVFHRKAHVVKFKEALGWSALWVSLALIFGAGVWWKFGPEPGLQFITGYLIEKSLSVDNIFVFVVIFSALRIPALYQHRVLFWGILSALALRAIMIFAGVAMLARFHWLIYVFGGFLIITGVKLFLQRNKEDNPEEGALMRLARRTIPSTPNFDGHHFFTVENGRKLATPLLMALLLVEASDILFALDSIPAIFAVTTDPFIVFTSNIFAILGLRSMFFMLAGAVEKFSYLKVGLSAVLVFVGAKMAIIDFVKVPPEVSLSVIAGLLGASIVASLIKARHAPTGDADAPKV from the coding sequence ATGGAAACCTTCCCAAGCGTCGGCAGCCCGGGCCTGTGGGCCGGCTTTATCGCCTTCGTCATCGCGATGCTGGCGCTCGATCTCGGCGTCTTCCACCGCAAAGCCCATGTGGTGAAGTTCAAGGAGGCCCTGGGCTGGAGCGCGTTGTGGGTCAGCCTGGCGCTCATCTTCGGCGCGGGTGTCTGGTGGAAGTTCGGGCCTGAGCCCGGCCTCCAGTTCATCACCGGCTACCTCATCGAGAAGTCGCTCTCCGTCGACAACATCTTCGTCTTCGTCGTCATCTTCTCGGCGCTGCGAATCCCCGCGCTGTACCAGCACCGGGTCCTCTTCTGGGGCATCCTCAGCGCGCTGGCGCTGCGAGCCATCATGATTTTCGCGGGCGTGGCGATGCTGGCCCGCTTCCACTGGCTCATCTACGTCTTCGGCGGCTTCCTCATCATCACGGGCGTGAAGCTCTTCCTCCAGCGCAACAAGGAGGACAACCCGGAGGAAGGTGCGCTGATGCGTCTGGCCCGGCGGACCATCCCGTCGACGCCCAACTTCGACGGGCACCACTTCTTCACCGTGGAGAACGGCCGCAAGCTGGCCACGCCGCTGCTGATGGCGCTCCTGCTGGTGGAGGCGTCGGACATCCTCTTCGCGCTCGACTCCATCCCCGCCATCTTCGCCGTGACGACGGACCCCTTCATCGTCTTCACGTCCAACATCTTCGCCATCCTCGGCCTGCGCTCCATGTTCTTCATGCTGGCCGGCGCGGTGGAGAAGTTCAGCTACCTGAAGGTGGGCCTCTCCGCGGTGCTCGTCTTCGTCGGCGCGAAGATGGCGATCATCGACTTCGTGAAGGTGCCGCCCGAGGTATCGCTGTCGGTCATCGCCGGCCTGCTGGGCGCGAGCATCGTCGCGTCGCTCATCAAGGCCCGGCACGCGCCCACCGGCGACGCCGACGCGCCCAAGGTCTGA
- a CDS encoding SCP2 sterol-binding domain-containing protein — MAKFPSKEWVDEAVRLTNEDPECAMAGKGWKGDFGAVVEAEPGKLAKAFVVHVVPGDCRIEKARVLADPDDLDELEPVYLARAPYSVWKQLLKGTLDPVEAVLKRRISMKGDLQPLIERMKYKGIADRVFAQLQTQFIDEP; from the coding sequence ATGGCGAAGTTCCCGTCGAAGGAGTGGGTGGACGAAGCGGTCCGCCTCACCAATGAGGATCCCGAGTGCGCCATGGCCGGCAAGGGCTGGAAGGGCGACTTCGGGGCGGTGGTGGAAGCCGAGCCCGGCAAGCTGGCGAAGGCTTTCGTGGTGCACGTCGTCCCCGGTGACTGCCGCATCGAGAAGGCGCGCGTCCTGGCGGATCCGGACGACCTGGACGAGCTGGAGCCGGTGTACCTGGCCCGCGCGCCCTACAGCGTCTGGAAGCAGCTCCTCAAGGGGACGCTGGACCCGGTGGAGGCGGTGCTCAAGCGCCGCATCTCCATGAAGGGCGACCTGCAGCCGCTGATCGAACGCATGAAGTACAAGGGCATCGCCGACCGCGTCTTCGCGCAGCTGCAGACGCAGTTCATCGACGAGCCCTGA
- a CDS encoding ATP-dependent helicase, with the protein MASRTDTLQAPAAKPSLRIDYAALLNEEQLRAVEAGEGPVLVIAGAGSGKTRTLTFRVARMLERGVPPEGILLLTFTNKAAREMTRRVEELAGAFVDVRRILGGTFHHAAHVLLRQYAGVLGFSTNFTVLDREDARDLMVTCIAERRLKSDKRFPRPDLVLDLVSLAANLQQPVSHVLMDRRPQMLPLAPEVLAAAARFQQRKAQMHLMDFDDLLVHLKRLLTHHPDVKAQLTERFRCVLVDEYQDTNRLQGDLVDLLAGERKDLTVVGDDCQSIYSFRGADFTNIIGFPERYPGCSVHALTRNYRSTPEILRLANTSIALNTNQFPKVLTAARSPGVKPLIVPARDAGEQAAYVAQRIGELRDQGLSLEDMAVLYRAHNHSLELQLELTRRGIPFRVRSGVRFFEQSHIKDVLAHLRLVNNPGDELAFKRVIRRVPGVGPATAEHLWTALRASPEGTPLTEGLAHADVRAHLPRKAQKGFQAFGDLMGRLTRPEASPSPGRLIEDVLAGGYADFLRAEFSEEEHREDDVRQLAEFAGRFEDVARFLSEIVLVSEFAAGEALREEGPEACLTLSTVHQAKGLEWRAVFVLWLADGRFPLSLATRLPEEEEEERRLFYVALTRARDTLALVYPQSVLPRDGERILLRPSRFLQELPGGEDAPFDRCILSTLEAEPEASVGQDGPPPGGSDPVD; encoded by the coding sequence TCCAGGCTCCGGCCGCGAAGCCCTCGCTGCGGATCGACTATGCCGCGCTCCTCAACGAGGAGCAGCTGCGCGCGGTGGAGGCGGGGGAGGGGCCCGTGCTGGTGATTGCCGGCGCGGGCTCCGGCAAGACGCGCACGCTGACCTTCCGGGTGGCGCGCATGCTGGAGCGGGGCGTTCCGCCCGAGGGCATCCTCCTGCTCACCTTCACCAACAAGGCGGCCCGGGAGATGACGCGCCGAGTGGAGGAGCTGGCCGGCGCCTTCGTGGACGTGCGGCGCATCCTCGGCGGCACCTTCCACCATGCCGCGCACGTGCTGCTGCGCCAGTACGCGGGCGTGCTGGGCTTCTCCACGAACTTCACCGTGCTGGACCGCGAGGACGCGCGGGACTTGATGGTGACGTGCATCGCCGAGCGCCGACTCAAGAGCGACAAGCGCTTTCCCCGGCCAGACCTGGTGTTGGACCTGGTTTCCCTGGCGGCCAACCTCCAGCAGCCCGTGTCACACGTGCTGATGGACCGCCGGCCGCAGATGTTGCCGCTGGCACCCGAGGTGCTCGCCGCCGCCGCGCGCTTCCAGCAGCGCAAGGCGCAGATGCACCTGATGGACTTCGATGACCTGCTGGTGCACCTCAAGCGCTTGCTGACGCATCACCCGGACGTGAAGGCCCAGCTCACCGAGCGCTTCCGCTGCGTGCTCGTGGACGAGTACCAGGACACCAACCGGCTCCAGGGCGACCTGGTGGATCTGCTCGCCGGAGAGCGCAAGGACCTCACGGTGGTGGGGGACGACTGCCAGTCCATCTACAGCTTCCGGGGCGCGGACTTCACCAACATCATCGGCTTCCCCGAACGCTACCCGGGCTGCTCCGTCCATGCGCTGACGCGCAACTACCGCTCCACGCCGGAAATCCTGCGGCTGGCCAACACCTCCATCGCGCTCAACACGAACCAGTTCCCCAAGGTGCTGACGGCGGCACGGTCCCCGGGCGTCAAGCCGCTCATCGTCCCCGCCCGGGACGCCGGGGAGCAGGCAGCCTACGTGGCCCAGCGCATCGGTGAGCTCCGCGACCAGGGCCTGTCCCTGGAGGACATGGCCGTGCTGTACCGGGCCCACAATCACTCGCTGGAGCTCCAACTGGAGTTGACCCGACGCGGCATCCCCTTCCGGGTGCGCTCCGGCGTCCGCTTCTTCGAGCAGTCCCACATCAAGGACGTGCTGGCCCACCTCCGGCTGGTGAACAACCCGGGGGATGAGCTGGCCTTCAAGCGCGTCATCCGGCGCGTCCCAGGCGTGGGACCGGCGACGGCCGAGCACCTCTGGACCGCGCTGCGCGCATCGCCGGAGGGGACTCCCCTGACGGAGGGGCTGGCCCATGCGGACGTCCGCGCGCACCTGCCACGCAAGGCGCAGAAGGGATTCCAGGCCTTCGGTGACCTGATGGGGCGGTTGACCCGGCCGGAGGCGTCCCCTTCACCGGGGCGCCTCATCGAGGACGTCCTCGCCGGGGGCTACGCGGACTTCCTCCGGGCGGAGTTCTCCGAGGAGGAGCACCGGGAGGACGACGTCCGCCAACTGGCGGAGTTCGCCGGCCGCTTCGAGGACGTGGCGCGCTTCCTGTCGGAGATCGTCCTGGTGTCGGAGTTCGCGGCGGGGGAGGCCTTGAGAGAGGAGGGGCCGGAGGCGTGCCTGACGCTGTCCACCGTCCATCAGGCCAAGGGGCTCGAGTGGCGGGCCGTCTTCGTCCTGTGGCTGGCGGACGGGCGGTTTCCGCTGTCATTGGCCACGCGCCTGCCCGAGGAGGAGGAAGAGGAGCGGCGGCTGTTCTACGTGGCCCTGACCCGGGCGCGGGACACGCTGGCGCTGGTGTACCCCCAGTCGGTGCTGCCCCGGGACGGGGAGCGGATCCTCCTGCGTCCGTCCCGGTTCCTCCAGGAACTGCCCGGCGGGGAGGACGCACCGTTCGACCGGTGCATCCTGTCCACCCTGGAGGCGGAGCCCGAGGCGTCCGTGGGGCAGGATGGTCCCCCTCCGGGTGGATCGGACCCGGTGGACTGA